The following proteins are encoded in a genomic region of Coffea eugenioides isolate CCC68of chromosome 6, Ceug_1.0, whole genome shotgun sequence:
- the LOC113775544 gene encoding protein GAST1-like, with the protein MAKNLSSNVTIHVLMLFLLISRNHGMITESPSPSPQPQPSGLLPTHGITPGSLHPQECSPRCTYRCSKTAFKKPCMFFCQKCCAKCLCVPPGTYGNKQFCPCYNNWKTKRGGPKCP; encoded by the exons ATGGCGAAGAATCTTAGCAGTAATGTAACTATTCATGTTTTAATGCTGTTTCTACTGATATCAAGAAACCAT GGGATGATTACAGAGTCTCCATCTCCAAGTCCTCAACCGCAGCCTTCAGGCCTCTTACCAACA CATGGTATAACTCCTGGCAGTCTTCATCCTCAAG AGTGTTCTCCAAGGTGTACATACAGATGTTCAAAAACAGCATTCAAGAAGCCATGCATGTTTTTCTGCCAGAAATGTTGTGCAAAGTGCTTGTGTGTGCCCCCAGGCACTTATGGGAACAAACAGTTCTGCCCTTGCTACAATAACTGGAAGACCAAAAGAGGAGGGCCAAAATGCCCTTGA
- the LOC113773727 gene encoding probable protein phosphatase 2C 80, with translation MEAASSYIPKDNEEKPLGEDACFICEETQTIGVADGVGSWGKKGIDAGEYARELMNNASFSVLEQAEEEGSVCPLQVLHEAYWMTKAKGSSTACIVTLKEDFLHAVNIGDSGFLVIKKGKVVFQSPAMQKRFNCPYQLGNESDTPDSAQEFKVDVEHDDVLVVGTDGLFDNLFPHQIGSIVHNCVEGKLSPKMMASLIAELAWYHSLQKDRSTPYTKSAMEVGLVQENYLGGKYDDVTVVVAKIV, from the coding sequence ATGGAGGCTGCATCATCTTACATTCCCAAAGACAACGAGGAAAAGCCCTTAGGAGAAGATGCCTGCTTCATCTGTGAAGAAACGCAGACCATTGGGGTGGCAGATGGGGTGGGAAGTTGGGGGAAAAAAGGCATAGATGCCGGTGAATACGCGAGAGAGCTGATGAATAATGCATCCTTTTCGGTTCTTGAACAGGCGGAGGAGGAGGGTTCTGTTTGTCCCTTGCAAGTGTTGCATGAAGCTTACTGGATGACCAAGGCAAAAGGGTCATCCACTGCATGCATTGTGACCCTAAAGGAAGATTTCTTGCATGCTGTGAATATCGGAGACAGTGGTTTCTTGGTGATCAAGAAAGGGAAAGTTGTGTTCCAGTCGCCCGCCATGCAGAAGCGGTTTAACTGTCCGTATCAGCTTGGAAACGAGAGCGATACTCCGGATTCGGCCCAAGAATTCAAGGTTGATGTGGAGCATGATGATGTTTTGGTGGTGGGAACTGATGGTTTGTTTGATAACTTGTTTCCTCATCAGATAGGGTCTATAGTTCATAATTGTGTGGAAGGGAAGTTGTCGCCAAAGATGATGGCTAGTCTTATAGCAGAACTTGCTTGGTATCATTCTCTTCAGAAGGATCGTTCAACTCCCTACACCAAGTCTGCCATGGAAGTGGGACTGGTTCAGGAGAATTATTTGGGAGGCAAGTATGATGATGTTACTGTAGTTGTTGCTAAGATTGTATAG